The following coding sequences lie in one Mus musculus strain C57BL/6J chromosome 11, GRCm38.p6 C57BL/6J genomic window:
- the Olfr1384 gene encoding olfactory receptor 1384, with the protein MGSFNLSLEGFLLVGFSDWPQLELILLVFISIFYSLTLCGNITIIVLTQQDLHLHTPMYFFLAHLSFLDLCFTSSTVPKLLISLSRGDQTISYAGCMTQFFIALLLGGTECVLLVVMAFDRYVAVCRPLHYTSIMHPLLCHALAISSWVGGLVNSLTQTSLIMTIPLCGHHLNHFFCEMLVLLKLACEDTVGTETYLFWAGAVILVCPVALILGTYAHIAHAVLKIKSRSGRRKALGTCGSHLTVVFLFYGSAMYTYLQPIHTYSGSEGKFAALFYTIITPMLNPLIYTLRNKDVKGALCKVLVKGKKETKTRRKMVE; encoded by the coding sequence ATGGGAAGTTTCAATCTCAGCTTAGAAGGTTTCCTGTTGGTAGGcttctcagactggcctcaactgGAACTTATCCTCCTGGTCTTCATTTCGATTTTCTACTCTCTTACCCTCTGTGGCAACATCACCATTATTGTTCTCACTCAACAAGACCTTCAtctgcacacacccatgtacttcttccttgcCCACCTCTCCTTCCTGGACCTCTGCTTCACCAGTAGCACTGTGCCCAAACTTCTAATCAGTCTTTCCCGAGGTGATCAGACTATCAGCTATGCTGGGTGCATGACCCAGTTCTTCATAGCACTCTTACTGGGTGGAACTGAGTGTGTGCTCCTTGTGGTGATGGCTTTCGACCGCTATGTCGCTGTGTGTCGTCCACTACACTACACCAGCATTATGCACCCCCTTCTCTGCCATGCATTGGCCATCTCCTCCTGGGTGGGAGGCCTTGTGAACTCTCTGACTCAGACAAGTCTCATCATGACCATACCTCTCTGTGGCCATCACCTGAACCACTTCTTCTGTGAGATGCTTGTTCTCCTGAAGCTGGCTTGTGAGGACACAGTGGGAACAGAGACCTACTTGTTTTGGGCTGGAGCTGTAATTTTGGTCTGTCCTGTAGCACTAATTCTAGGCACCTATGCACACATTGCTCATGCAGTGTTGAAGATCAAGTCAAGATCTGGGCGCAGAAAGGCTCTGGGAACTTGTGGGTCCCACCTtactgtggtttttcttttttatggctCAGCCATGTACACGTATCTCCAGCCTATCCACACGTATTCTGGTAGTGAAGGGAAGTTTGCTGCCCTCTTTTATACTATCATTACTCCAATGCTGAACCCTCTGATTTATACCCTAAGAAACAAGGATGTAAAGGGGGCTCTGTGCAAGGTACttgtaaaaggaaaaaaggagactAAGACTAGAAGAAAGATGGTTGAATAA